In Anaerosporomusa subterranea, one DNA window encodes the following:
- a CDS encoding D-alanyl-D-alanine carboxypeptidase family protein, producing the protein MMHKVKYKSLGCKSIVLAFFYLLLLPTLSEAVYLIPPPIEAEAAIIMDAGTKTVLYEKEPDKRMFPASTTKIMTFMLAQKLGSLDSTVTVSSKAAGCEGSSLELSKGDQINLRGLLYGLMLVSGNDAAEAVAEHIGGSIPQFVRQMNDEAALIGARNTRFVNPHGLPDPGHYTTAYDLALITAQALRNPEFSKVSSTKSTTITFINGKTRRLDNTNKLLGAYRGINGGKTGYTEAAGDCLVVTAKRGEVQLIVVVLNDDERWADARSLLDFGFAHRGIQ; encoded by the coding sequence ATGATGCACAAAGTGAAATACAAATCTTTGGGTTGCAAGAGTATAGTACTTGCGTTTTTTTATTTGTTATTACTGCCAACTTTATCAGAGGCGGTTTACCTCATACCGCCGCCAATCGAAGCTGAAGCTGCAATTATAATGGATGCTGGAACGAAAACAGTTCTGTATGAAAAAGAACCAGATAAAAGGATGTTCCCGGCCAGTACGACCAAGATCATGACATTTATGCTGGCCCAAAAGTTGGGTTCACTTGATTCGACCGTTACGGTTAGTTCAAAGGCGGCTGGTTGCGAAGGCTCTAGTTTAGAGTTATCTAAAGGTGACCAGATTAATTTGCGGGGGTTGCTGTACGGCCTTATGCTAGTATCAGGAAATGATGCCGCCGAGGCCGTCGCCGAACATATCGGCGGTTCCATCCCTCAATTTGTCCGCCAGATGAATGATGAGGCTGCCTTGATTGGCGCTCGAAACACTCGCTTCGTTAATCCGCATGGTTTGCCTGACCCCGGACACTACACGACAGCTTATGACTTGGCATTAATAACTGCTCAGGCTCTGCGAAACCCTGAATTTTCGAAAGTGTCCAGTACCAAATCGACGACAATTACCTTTATTAATGGTAAAACTCGACGCCTAGATAACACCAACAAATTATTAGGAGCGTACCGGGGCATTAATGGTGGTAAAACTGGTTATACAGAGGCGGCTGGCGACTGTTTAGTGGTTACCGCGAAGCGGGGAGAAGTCCAACTGATTGTAGTCGTCCTGAATGATGATGAACGATGGGCTGATGCGAGGAGTTTGTTGGACTTTGGCTTCGCTCACAGAGGCATTCAGTGA
- the crcB gene encoding fluoride efflux transporter CrcB yields the protein MDASEWRVLATVAFGGGVGSVCRYAATLWTTNRFGTVMPYGTLLVNVVGCFIIGLFMTVTTERIIINPYWRLLLSVGFLGGLTTFSSFSYETWRLLMDGEVLWAAGNITLNLIVGLVATWLGIALGRLL from the coding sequence ATGGATGCAAGTGAATGGAGAGTGTTGGCAACGGTTGCTTTTGGCGGAGGAGTGGGAAGTGTTTGTCGTTATGCGGCTACGCTTTGGACGACTAACCGCTTTGGAACAGTTATGCCCTATGGAACTCTATTGGTCAATGTGGTTGGCTGTTTTATTATTGGCTTATTCATGACAGTAACGACAGAGCGGATTATCATCAATCCGTATTGGCGACTGCTGCTTTCAGTGGGCTTTTTGGGAGGACTGACGACATTTTCATCGTTTAGTTATGAAACATGGCGGTTGCTGATGGATGGGGAAGTGCTATGGGCGGCGGGAAATATCACTTTAAATCTTATCGTCGGTTTAGTAGCTACCTGGTTAGGCATAGCATTAGGCAGATTATTGTAA
- a CDS encoding YqaA family protein: MEQLIAWLESYGLVGLFIISFVESFFSPILPDVLLIPMALADPSQAIYYSIVATAASVLGGYIGYGIGFRLGLPIMKKVVPPQHVDTIHGWLEKYGGWAIWLAAMAPIPYKFTSITAGVFKVNIFVFTIASILGRAKRFLLEGILIYYYGDQAVELIARYTQDFLHGFLFLVAVGLIYFAWRKYKAKQRRRGEDEA; encoded by the coding sequence GTGGAACAATTGATTGCATGGCTGGAAAGCTACGGGCTGGTGGGCCTGTTCATTATATCCTTTGTTGAATCATTCTTTTCCCCAATACTGCCTGATGTTCTTCTCATTCCGATGGCTCTGGCTGATCCGAGTCAAGCAATCTATTACTCAATCGTCGCTACAGCAGCCTCTGTTCTTGGCGGCTATATTGGTTATGGAATTGGCTTCCGGTTAGGCCTTCCAATTATGAAAAAAGTTGTGCCGCCGCAACATGTTGACACAATTCATGGTTGGTTGGAAAAGTACGGAGGCTGGGCGATCTGGTTGGCGGCGATGGCGCCTATCCCTTATAAATTTACCAGTATAACTGCCGGCGTGTTTAAGGTAAATATATTTGTGTTCACGATCGCCTCGATTTTAGGAAGAGCTAAACGGTTTCTGCTAGAAGGCATTCTCATCTACTATTATGGTGATCAGGCAGTCGAGCTGATTGCACGCTATACGCAAGATTTTCTGCATGGTTTTTTGTTTTTAGTAGCAGTGGGGCTGATCTATTTCGCATGGCGTAAGTATAAGGCCAAGCAACGCCGAAGGGGCGAGGATGAAGCGTAA
- a CDS encoding radical SAM protein, giving the protein MYRELLASCQLCPRQCGVNRLVGQVGFCQAGNLPRLGLVSLHHWEEPCLSGTRGSGTVFFSHCNLRCLFCQNHAISQGTAGKEVSVERLADIFLEQQQRGAHNINLVTPGHYAAQIAEALTLAKRMGLVLPIIYNTNAYDSKAVIEQLRGLVDIYLPDLKYIDERYSTAYSQAPDYFRYASAAISAMVQQIGEPIFDSDGIMTRGVIIRHLALPGMAEDSRAVIRYVYETFGHSVYLSLMNQYTPLHQAVNHPTLCHCLSAEEYADLVDYALALGVENGFIQEGGAVSESFVPLFDCRGA; this is encoded by the coding sequence ATGTACAGAGAACTACTTGCTTCCTGCCAACTCTGCCCCCGCCAATGCGGTGTCAACCGTTTGGTCGGTCAGGTCGGCTTTTGCCAGGCGGGAAACTTGCCTCGCCTCGGCCTTGTTTCTTTACATCATTGGGAAGAACCGTGCCTTTCCGGAACCAGAGGGTCTGGTACAGTATTCTTTTCACACTGCAACTTACGGTGTCTGTTCTGCCAGAACCATGCGATCAGCCAGGGGACTGCCGGCAAAGAAGTCTCTGTCGAGAGATTGGCTGACATCTTTCTCGAGCAGCAACAGCGCGGCGCGCACAATATCAATTTAGTCACTCCCGGTCACTATGCGGCACAAATCGCTGAAGCGCTTACGCTGGCAAAACGCATGGGATTAGTCCTCCCTATTATTTATAACACCAATGCTTATGATTCAAAAGCTGTAATTGAGCAATTGCGAGGACTAGTGGATATCTATTTACCTGATCTTAAGTATATTGATGAGAGATACTCCACTGCCTATTCGCAAGCTCCTGACTATTTCCGCTATGCCTCGGCGGCAATCAGCGCCATGGTTCAACAAATTGGTGAGCCCATCTTTGACAGCGACGGAATAATGACTCGCGGCGTCATTATCCGCCATCTGGCATTGCCCGGCATGGCTGAGGATTCAAGAGCAGTCATCCGTTATGTATATGAAACGTTTGGCCACTCGGTCTATCTTAGTCTAATGAATCAATATACCCCGCTCCACCAGGCCGTAAACCATCCAACGCTATGCCACTGCTTGTCGGCTGAGGAGTATGCCGATCTAGTCGACTACGCGCTTGCACTTGGTGTAGAAAACGGTTTCATTCAAGAAGGCGGTGCAGTCTCAGAAAGCTTTGTTCCGTTATTTGATTGTCGAGGCGCTTAA
- a CDS encoding cupin domain-containing protein has translation MEKKFIKNIAFSEALTLESLVEYQEGRVVSLTLVQNDAMSMTLFAFAQGEGISTHSAPGDALVYIIDGQARISIGDKTIDAKAGQTVVMPSNVPHGLDATENFKMLLVVSFK, from the coding sequence ATGGAAAAGAAATTCATAAAAAATATCGCTTTCAGTGAAGCGCTTACACTAGAATCACTGGTAGAATACCAAGAAGGACGCGTGGTCAGCCTTACGCTAGTGCAAAATGACGCCATGAGCATGACGCTGTTCGCATTCGCTCAGGGTGAAGGCATCAGCACTCACTCGGCTCCTGGTGACGCCTTAGTCTACATCATCGATGGCCAAGCCAGAATTTCCATTGGTGATAAAACCATTGACGCTAAAGCCGGTCAAACGGTCGTCATGCCATCAAATGTACCACACGGGCTTGACGCGACTGAAAACTTTAAAATGCTGCTTGTCGTGTCCTTTAAATAG
- the asnB gene encoding asparagine synthase (glutamine-hydrolyzing) gives MCGITGWVDWQQDVRGEREILDRMTATLAQRGPDASGVYLSKHAAIGHRRLSVVDLEGGKQPMLRRQDERSYVITYNGELYNTDELRQELVSRGHVFSSASDTEVLLRSYMEWGQKCMTKLNGIFAFGVWDEKNESLFLARDRIGVKPLFYTQVNEKLIFGSELKALLAHPCVKAIINHEGLAELLMVGPARTPGHGVFKGINELKPGQMLVFDRQGIHIAAYWKLESQPHEDSFAKTVSTVRYLIEDAVKRQLVSDVPLCTLLSGGLDSSAITAIAAINQQQNGDGSLETFSVDYIDNEKYFTSDSFQPDADGPWARKVAAYYTTNHHEIRLETAELASALPAALVARDLPGMTDVDTSLYLFSREIRKLATVGLSGECADEVFGGYPWFYRQDMIQATTFPWAARSENRLSWLKPEVVRAIRAEEYLASRYSDAVAETPRLTGEDVEAARMREIFYLSLTRFMPTLLDRKDRMSMAFGLELRVPFCDHRLVEYVWNVPWAMKNYQNREKGLLRHALTGLLPDDVLWRKKSPYPKTHNPQFLEIVRQWALTILNDQTSPVLQLINPSAIRQIAKADTSTVSLPWFGQLMGMPQLLAYVIQLDSWLQEYQVSIE, from the coding sequence ATGTGCGGAATCACTGGATGGGTTGACTGGCAACAGGATGTCAGGGGAGAACGTGAAATACTGGATCGCATGACGGCAACTTTGGCTCAGCGGGGGCCTGATGCGTCTGGCGTCTATTTGAGCAAGCATGCGGCTATTGGTCACCGAAGATTGAGTGTAGTCGATTTAGAAGGCGGTAAACAGCCGATGCTAAGGCGTCAAGACGAGAGATCCTATGTAATCACTTACAATGGAGAACTCTACAATACTGATGAGTTGAGACAGGAATTAGTTTCACGAGGACATGTCTTTAGCAGCGCATCAGATACCGAAGTCTTATTGCGTTCCTATATGGAGTGGGGCCAGAAGTGTATGACCAAACTAAATGGGATATTTGCCTTTGGAGTTTGGGATGAGAAGAATGAGAGCTTGTTCCTGGCACGGGATCGTATCGGGGTTAAACCACTTTTTTATACACAAGTTAATGAAAAGCTTATTTTTGGTTCTGAGTTGAAGGCGCTGCTGGCCCATCCCTGTGTGAAGGCGATTATCAACCATGAAGGCTTAGCGGAACTGTTGATGGTCGGACCGGCCCGAACGCCAGGGCATGGCGTATTTAAGGGGATCAATGAATTAAAGCCGGGTCAGATGCTGGTCTTTGATCGCCAAGGAATCCATATTGCGGCCTATTGGAAGCTAGAAAGCCAACCGCATGAAGATAGCTTTGCGAAGACTGTAAGCACGGTGCGTTATCTGATTGAGGATGCTGTAAAACGTCAATTGGTTTCTGATGTTCCTTTATGCACCTTATTGTCAGGGGGACTTGACTCTAGTGCGATAACGGCGATTGCGGCGATAAATCAACAACAAAATGGTGACGGTAGTCTCGAGACGTTTTCAGTAGATTATATTGATAATGAAAAATATTTTACTTCTGACAGCTTTCAGCCTGATGCGGACGGTCCGTGGGCAAGAAAAGTCGCTGCATACTATACCACCAACCACCATGAAATTCGTCTTGAAACAGCAGAGTTAGCTTCTGCGCTGCCTGCAGCGTTAGTTGCACGAGACCTGCCTGGTATGACTGATGTTGATACCTCTTTGTATTTGTTTTCCCGGGAAATTCGGAAATTGGCAACAGTAGGTCTGTCAGGCGAATGCGCTGACGAAGTTTTTGGCGGCTATCCCTGGTTTTATCGGCAGGATATGATACAGGCTACGACCTTTCCTTGGGCAGCCCGCTCTGAGAATCGCCTAAGCTGGCTGAAACCAGAGGTGGTTAGAGCAATTCGCGCTGAAGAATATTTGGCCTCCCGTTATAGTGACGCCGTGGCCGAGACACCGCGATTGACAGGTGAGGATGTGGAAGCTGCGCGGATGCGTGAGATTTTTTACTTAAGCCTGACCCGGTTCATGCCGACCTTATTGGATCGTAAAGATCGTATGAGTATGGCGTTTGGACTTGAGCTTCGTGTGCCGTTTTGTGATCACCGTTTAGTGGAATATGTCTGGAATGTACCTTGGGCGATGAAAAACTATCAAAACCGGGAAAAAGGCCTGCTGCGTCATGCCCTCACCGGCCTTTTGCCTGATGATGTGCTTTGGCGCAAGAAGAGCCCTTATCCGAAAACGCATAATCCACAGTTTCTAGAAATCGTGCGTCAGTGGGCCTTAACCATACTTAATGATCAAACCTCGCCGGTTCTTCAACTCATTAATCCAAGCGCAATTCGCCAGATCGCAAAGGCTGATACGTCGACTGTTAGCCTTCCATGGTTTGGTCAATTGATGGGAATGCCACAACTCTTGGCATATGTTATACAGTTGGATAGTTGGCTTCAGGAGTATCAAGTCAGCATCGAGTAG
- a CDS encoding 2-hydroxyacid dehydrogenase: MVKFRVVVTGKILPLALETIKQHCEVKAWDDPNKPIPTETLQEWLRDAEGLYNSGFAHINDALLAQTPQLRVISQPSAGYDNVDLAACTDHGIPLGNTASALTETTADLAFTLLLTAARRITQGWDMVRSGRWQKSSDIPFGIDLYGKTLGIVGMGAIGSGVARRAQACGMNIIYHNRKPRPVGEFQGTQWVPFEQLLSQSDCIVVLTPLTAETRHLFNTNAFAKMKPSAHFINAARGAVVDTEALYHALVNNVIAFAALDVTDPEPIPGDHPLLSLPNILITPHIGSATPETRTRMAMMAVDNLLAGLRGERLPSCVNNEVNFR, from the coding sequence ATGGTGAAGTTTAGAGTAGTCGTAACTGGCAAGATCCTTCCATTAGCTCTTGAAACGATCAAACAGCATTGTGAAGTCAAGGCATGGGATGATCCTAATAAGCCTATACCAACTGAGACGCTGCAGGAATGGCTACGAGATGCAGAAGGTCTCTACAATTCTGGCTTTGCTCATATTAATGATGCACTTTTGGCACAAACCCCGCAACTTAGAGTCATCTCTCAACCATCAGCCGGTTATGACAATGTCGATTTAGCTGCTTGTACGGATCACGGCATACCGTTAGGTAATACGGCAAGTGCATTAACAGAAACCACCGCCGATTTGGCCTTTACTCTGCTGCTGACGGCAGCCAGACGAATCACGCAAGGCTGGGATATGGTGAGGAGTGGTCGCTGGCAAAAATCCTCGGATATCCCGTTTGGCATTGATCTGTATGGCAAAACTCTGGGTATTGTTGGCATGGGCGCGATCGGTTCGGGCGTGGCTAGAAGGGCCCAAGCCTGCGGAATGAATATCATATACCACAACCGTAAGCCTCGACCGGTCGGAGAATTTCAAGGGACACAGTGGGTTCCGTTTGAACAACTTCTTAGTCAGTCAGACTGCATTGTTGTGCTTACACCCTTGACAGCTGAGACCCGCCATTTGTTTAATACAAATGCCTTTGCTAAAATGAAGCCCTCTGCACATTTTATCAATGCTGCTAGAGGAGCGGTTGTCGATACTGAAGCGCTTTATCATGCGCTTGTTAACAACGTGATTGCTTTCGCCGCTTTAGATGTTACCGATCCAGAACCAATACCGGGCGACCATCCACTGTTAAGCCTGCCAAATATTCTCATAACGCCCCATATCGGCAGCGCAACCCCTGAAACTAGAACCCGCATGGCAATGATGGCTGTCGATAATTTGCTGGCCGGATTGCGCGGAGAGCGGTTACCATCATGTGTAAACAACGAAGTTAATTTTCGCTGA
- the adhE gene encoding bifunctional acetaldehyde-CoA/alcohol dehydrogenase, with protein MTDKQAVNILITNAQQALSGMMCLTQEQVDRIIKEMALAGIHDHMRLAKLAIEETKRGVYEDKCIKNIFATEYVYHSVKNQKTVGVVYENDEEDYAEIIEPVGIIAGITPVTNPTSTTMFKSIISMKTRNPIIFSFHPSAQGCSAEAAKVMRDAAIAVGAPEHCIQWVEEPSIEATQALMNHEAISLILATGGAGMVKSAYSAGKAALGVGPGNVPCYIEKTANIKRAVTDLILSKTFDNGMICASEQAVIIDAAIYDEVTDYMKVNGCYFVNPEERGKLESTIIDLAKGTVNPNIVGQSAVTIAQLAGFDVPADTKILVGEISGVGLEYPLSREKLSPVLACLKAAGSAEGIQLAVDMVDFGGAGHSSVIHSNDEAVINTFSARVRTGRLIVNQPSSQGAVGDMYNTNMPSLTLGCGSYGRNSTTANVTAVNLINKKRVVRRKTNMQWFKIPGKIYFQPGSVQYLSKMRDISRAFIVTDEMMVKLGYVSKVLYHLRNRQGNNYVHSAIYDKVKPDPTIQAVMEGVAAMRNFKPDVIIALGGGSAIDAAKAMWLFYEHPETDFNDLRAKFLDIRKRVFKVPQLGDKLKFVAIPTTSGTGSEVTSFTVITDPDKGTKYPLADYELTPDVAIIDPDFVMSVPQSVTADTGIDVLTHAIEAYVSVMASDYTDALAIKAIQLVFEYLPKAYANGNDKLAREKMHNASCIAGMAFTNAFLGVNHSLAHKLGGEFHLPHGRSNAILLPHVIRYNATKPTKFTPFPKYEYYIADQKYAQIAKALNLPCRTTEEAVDSLVDAIINLMKALNIPLSIKDCQISESQFMRAVDDLADKAFEDQCTPANPRMPLVSELKELYIKAYHG; from the coding sequence ATGACAGACAAACAAGCGGTGAATATCCTGATAACCAATGCCCAACAAGCACTCAGCGGCATGATGTGCTTAACCCAGGAGCAAGTTGACCGGATTATCAAAGAAATGGCGCTAGCCGGCATTCATGATCATATGCGGCTAGCTAAACTAGCAATTGAAGAAACCAAACGCGGCGTGTACGAAGACAAATGCATAAAGAACATTTTTGCCACTGAATATGTGTATCACAGTGTCAAAAACCAAAAAACTGTCGGCGTCGTCTACGAAAATGATGAAGAAGATTATGCCGAAATCATTGAGCCGGTCGGAATCATCGCTGGCATTACTCCTGTAACTAACCCCACCTCCACTACGATGTTCAAAAGCATTATCTCTATGAAAACCCGTAATCCGATTATCTTCTCCTTTCATCCCAGCGCTCAAGGCTGCAGCGCTGAAGCAGCCAAGGTGATGCGCGACGCCGCAATTGCCGTCGGCGCGCCGGAGCATTGCATCCAATGGGTAGAGGAACCCTCAATCGAGGCAACGCAAGCACTGATGAACCATGAGGCGATCTCACTCATCCTTGCCACTGGCGGTGCAGGAATGGTAAAATCCGCCTATAGCGCAGGCAAGGCGGCGCTCGGCGTCGGCCCAGGAAACGTCCCCTGCTATATCGAAAAAACCGCCAATATTAAACGAGCAGTAACTGACCTGATTTTATCAAAGACATTTGACAATGGTATGATCTGCGCTTCGGAACAAGCAGTGATTATTGATGCCGCTATCTATGATGAAGTAACTGACTACATGAAGGTCAACGGCTGTTACTTTGTCAATCCGGAAGAGCGAGGCAAACTCGAATCCACAATCATCGACTTGGCCAAGGGAACGGTAAATCCCAATATTGTCGGACAATCGGCGGTGACGATCGCACAATTGGCTGGATTCGACGTACCAGCCGACACCAAAATCCTGGTTGGCGAAATCTCCGGCGTCGGTCTGGAGTATCCGTTGTCACGCGAAAAGCTAAGCCCGGTACTGGCCTGTTTGAAAGCCGCTGGCTCGGCTGAAGGGATTCAACTTGCGGTTGACATGGTTGATTTTGGCGGCGCCGGTCATTCCTCTGTCATTCACTCCAATGATGAAGCAGTGATCAACACCTTCTCCGCCCGCGTCCGCACCGGTCGTCTCATTGTCAACCAGCCGTCAAGCCAAGGCGCTGTCGGCGATATGTACAACACGAACATGCCTTCCCTGACACTTGGCTGCGGTTCATACGGCAGAAACAGCACCACCGCCAATGTGACCGCCGTGAACCTGATTAACAAAAAGCGAGTAGTAAGGAGAAAAACCAATATGCAGTGGTTTAAAATTCCGGGCAAAATATACTTCCAGCCTGGTTCAGTGCAGTACTTGAGCAAAATGCGCGATATCTCCCGCGCGTTCATTGTCACCGATGAAATGATGGTCAAACTTGGCTATGTGTCCAAAGTGCTCTACCACCTGCGCAACCGCCAAGGCAATAACTATGTCCATTCGGCAATTTATGATAAAGTCAAACCTGACCCCACGATTCAAGCCGTCATGGAAGGCGTCGCAGCCATGCGCAACTTTAAGCCTGATGTGATCATCGCCCTCGGCGGCGGCTCGGCAATTGATGCGGCGAAGGCGATGTGGCTGTTCTACGAACACCCGGAAACCGATTTCAATGACCTGCGGGCAAAATTCCTTGATATTCGCAAGCGCGTGTTCAAGGTTCCCCAGCTTGGCGATAAGCTGAAATTTGTCGCCATCCCGACCACCTCAGGCACCGGCTCAGAAGTGACCTCATTCACAGTCATCACTGATCCGGATAAAGGAACAAAATATCCGCTAGCCGATTATGAACTGACTCCCGATGTCGCTATCATTGATCCGGACTTTGTCATGTCCGTCCCGCAAAGCGTCACCGCAGATACAGGCATTGATGTGCTGACGCATGCGATTGAAGCTTATGTGTCAGTCATGGCATCTGATTATACTGATGCCCTGGCAATCAAAGCGATCCAACTCGTATTTGAATACTTGCCGAAAGCCTATGCAAACGGCAATGACAAGCTGGCCCGCGAGAAAATGCACAACGCATCCTGCATCGCCGGTATGGCATTCACCAATGCCTTTCTAGGCGTCAACCATAGCCTGGCCCATAAGTTAGGCGGCGAATTCCACTTGCCGCATGGGCGTTCAAATGCAATTTTGCTCCCGCATGTCATCAGATATAATGCCACTAAACCAACCAAGTTCACACCATTCCCTAAATACGAATACTATATTGCTGATCAAAAATATGCCCAAATTGCCAAAGCACTTAATCTGCCTTGCCGGACAACAGAAGAAGCAGTCGACAGTTTGGTCGACGCTATCATTAATCTGATGAAAGCACTTAATATTCCATTGTCAATCAAAGACTGCCAAATCAGCGAAAGCCAGTTCATGCGAGCAGTTGACGACTTGGCTGACAAAGCATTTGAAGACCAGTGCACTCCTGCCAATCCCCGTATGCCGCTCGTATCAGAACTAAAGGAATTGTACATCAAAGCATATCACGGATAA
- a CDS encoding sensor domain-containing diguanylate cyclase produces MITIRANTIEGSVTDTAPLWFGTNVGDAEKKICFQQIFEVAPVAMLICNLAGGCIWANSAFYELVGYAFSDNLALYSRDFVHPDDLETELQFIQALQKRSSPQRVNKVRYIRGDGRVIDVEQHATVLQDSNSGYIIMQVIDTTKQKQLETDMRFMAFHDALTGLGNRLQFQEKLAFALQQAEQEHTGMGIVFLDLDRFKLINDTIGHQAGDQALREIGRRLAGCVRKSDTVARVGGDEFIVLLPTISNRADARRIAEKMIIAIEKPLCLADCQFSLQASFGVAVFPDDGQDADSLIAAADLAMYRCKGR; encoded by the coding sequence ATGATAACCATAAGAGCTAATACTATAGAAGGATCTGTTACAGATACGGCGCCACTTTGGTTTGGAACAAACGTAGGCGACGCTGAAAAAAAGATATGTTTTCAGCAGATCTTCGAAGTTGCTCCAGTTGCCATGCTTATTTGTAATCTGGCTGGCGGATGTATTTGGGCTAATTCGGCCTTTTATGAGCTTGTGGGTTATGCGTTCAGTGATAATCTCGCGCTCTACAGTCGTGATTTTGTTCATCCCGATGATCTGGAAACCGAGTTGCAATTTATACAGGCACTTCAGAAACGAAGTTCTCCTCAGAGGGTGAACAAAGTCCGTTATATTAGAGGCGACGGCAGGGTCATCGACGTAGAGCAGCACGCTACTGTTCTACAGGATAGTAACAGCGGTTACATTATCATGCAAGTTATTGATACCACAAAACAAAAGCAGTTAGAAACAGATATGCGCTTCATGGCCTTTCATGATGCATTGACCGGCCTGGGCAATCGGCTGCAATTTCAGGAGAAATTAGCATTTGCTTTGCAGCAGGCTGAGCAGGAACACACTGGTATGGGGATCGTGTTTCTTGATCTCGATCGGTTTAAACTGATTAATGATACTATCGGACATCAGGCTGGCGATCAGGCACTGCGGGAAATAGGCCGCCGGCTAGCCGGATGTGTACGTAAAAGCGATACAGTGGCACGGGTTGGCGGTGATGAGTTTATCGTTCTTTTGCCAACAATCAGCAATCGCGCAGATGCGAGAAGAATTGCAGAAAAGATGATCATAGCGATTGAGAAGCCCTTGTGTCTGGCTGATTGCCAGTTTAGTCTGCAGGCGAGTTTTGGAGTAGCAGTTTTTCCTGATGACGGACAGGACGCAGACAGCTTGATCGCAGCAGCCGACTTGGCGATGTATCGCTGCAAAGGGCGTTGA
- a CDS encoding ECF transporter S component: MKRNSVQNKGRYIAKISLLSAIAAVVMFIETPLPLLPSFLKLDFSEIPALVAAFSLGPVAAIYVGLVKNLLHLPSTQTAGVGEMANFLIGCAFTVPAGLIYDKEKTRQSAAVALLVGGLVMTLIASMLNYWVLIPLYLLVLGIPHEAILAMGHAANPRIVDLPTFVAYGIVPFNLVKATVLSIATMVIYKRVSPILNK; the protein is encoded by the coding sequence ATGAAGCGTAATAGCGTACAGAACAAAGGACGTTATATTGCTAAAATCAGCTTGCTGTCGGCGATTGCGGCGGTGGTGATGTTTATTGAAACTCCTTTGCCGCTGTTACCGTCTTTTCTGAAATTGGATTTTAGTGAAATACCTGCATTAGTAGCAGCATTTTCTCTAGGGCCGGTAGCGGCAATTTATGTAGGCTTAGTTAAAAATCTACTGCATTTGCCGAGCACTCAAACAGCCGGAGTTGGCGAAATGGCCAATTTCCTGATCGGCTGTGCTTTCACAGTGCCAGCCGGATTGATCTATGACAAAGAAAAGACGCGACAAAGCGCTGCTGTCGCGTTGCTGGTAGGCGGATTGGTGATGACTTTGATTGCATCCATGCTGAATTATTGGGTTCTTATACCGCTTTATCTCTTGGTTTTGGGCATCCCGCATGAAGCAATCCTTGCTATGGGGCACGCCGCCAATCCGCGGATTGTTGATTTGCCGACCTTTGTCGCTTACGGCATTGTTCCGTTTAATCTGGTTAAGGCGACCGTATTATCGATCGCGACTATGGTTATCTATAAGCGAGTATCGCCGATTCTTAATAAGTGA
- a CDS encoding YmaF family protein: MSMQDEELLETREDRHAVHVHTYSTLTDVADRHQHVITSVSAPARDDDDSHIHRLRVRTSFVDEHWHWFDILTDVPTDMSEEMHTHYFEGETSVDDGHCHMVMGVTGLAPDEDDNDDC; the protein is encoded by the coding sequence ATGTCTATGCAAGATGAGGAACTTCTGGAGACAAGAGAAGACAGACATGCGGTTCATGTCCATACGTACTCTACCCTGACTGATGTTGCCGATAGACACCAGCACGTGATTACAAGTGTTAGCGCGCCAGCTAGAGACGACGATGATTCCCACATTCACCGCCTTCGCGTTAGGACGTCATTTGTCGACGAGCATTGGCATTGGTTTGATATCTTAACAGATGTTCCTACCGACATGTCTGAAGAGATGCATACACACTATTTTGAAGGCGAGACCAGCGTGGATGACGGTCATTGTCATATGGTGATGGGAGTTACCGGTTTAGCGCCAGATGAGGATGACAACGATGACTGTTAG